The Eptesicus fuscus isolate TK198812 chromosome 20, DD_ASM_mEF_20220401, whole genome shotgun sequence genome contains the following window.
AGGTATAGAGAATTCAGAATAGATTATAGAGTCTAGAAATAGATAGACTCATGTATCATCCATTGATCACTGACAAAGATGTAAAGACAATTCAGTggaaaatagtcttttcaaccaTCAGTACTTGAAAGATTGGATTTCTATATGCAAAAAAGAATCTCAATCCATTGCTCTATACAATTCACTCAACATGGGTCAGAtacctaaatatttttatgtgaacTGAGAAAGTTCCCCCATGACATCCTGTTTCATGGAGTCAGAGAAGTCTGAGAACAGGAAGGCAGGAGCATATAGAGCATAGTTTTAGGTTGCATCCTCTAAAGCTAGTTGAAGTCAGTGCAGAGTTGGTTACTACAGCTGTGGCTGgaataaggaaggaggaggagagaattaaaaaatggCACACAAGAAGTGTCTCACATATTTCTCAAGGGAGAAGTGCTTAAAACAATGGTTTCATTGATTGAGAAGTTGAGCCTACCACCTGGACATTTTGCAGTTCTCATGTGAACAAATAGACAAAGATCAGGATTGAAATTCTGCCTAGGGTGGTGATATTTATTCTGGATGAAAAACAAGGATGCTCTACACAACTGGATCAGAGAGGACCATATCTGAAATTCTAAGATATTCTTTGGGTGCCACTTCATATTTTCATGTCcaataataaatgttaatgaaAGCTATAATGACCTAATAAAGGCAGGCTTAATGAGGATGCAGGTTCCCTAAGAATGAATGTTTGCATAACATCCGATGTAAAGAACCCCATTCAGCTGAGATGATGGCCAAGAACATGGAATGTGTGGTGAAAGAAGGAGTTATAAATGTCAACCATGCTCTTGTGATCAATTGCAACACAAGGAAGATCTTAGACAAGGAGCTAATATGACTCACTTGTAGAGTAGTAGAGATGGTAGTCGTGGCAGGTGTATTAAGGTTTTCTTAGAGAGGTAAGGAGATGGAGGTAGCTCAATGGGATTAAAACTGGATTTCCTTTTCAACCTTGGATTAAAGAAGATTGAACGTGATCTGGGAAAATTTATACTTTCTCTTACTATAATCTTTTCCATATACTTGCATATGGTTGAGTCATAGAGATCTAATCCTTGTTAGCTGCTGATATCTCTCTCCCCTTGGGTATGCTTATGAGGACTTGGGTTGTAGTGAGAGATTCTACCACCCTgagaatcttttcaaaatatgtatCTTTCATGGCATTTTGCTCAAAGAACACTGATTGCTTCTAATTGTCTACCAGGTAGAACTTCCTGAACTCCCAAGATATTTTAGGATATTCACACTCTCATATCTGCTAATTTTTTatggcttctttctcttccttcaccTCAGAAAATGTAGGTTCAAGCACCCACAAGACCACTGTTATTCCTTAAACAGGCAGTATTTAAACATCTATTTACGAACTTTTCTCTATTCCACCTTCTCCCCAGGTATAGTCAGGTATTATCAGTGACTGTAATCAGTCACTTCTTTAAGACTCAGAGAACTGTCCTGAGAGGTCCTGGGTAATTGCTTTGCCTTTAATGAATTCCTCCAGGATCTAGCTTCCTTTGGGATCCAAAGTTCCTTAGACCCAAGGATGCGTAGAATGGGAGATTTGAGAAGGGATGTTGCAGACACAGGTGATGACTACAGAGGCTGTTACTTCACATGCCTTAGTGAATAAAGAGGAGCAGGATCTCAAGCCAGGGTCCTGGAATCACCCTCAGACAGACTGGGTAAGTTGGACAAATGACCCTTCTAACTGGAGGGTCTTGACTTCTCAGGTTGTGTGATGTTCCACTGGAGAGTTTACAGGTATGATGACCCTCCTCTTCTCCACCTCTCAGCCTCCCATGACTTCCCCAAGTTCTGGAAAATTTTGATTAATATTTATCAATGCAATTGTTTAATTAATGGCAGCATTCATAAATATTATCTATTGCATAAATGTATTCCCACAAGATTATATTATTCCAATATAACggcagctttaaaaaatatatttcattgattttttacagagaggaagggagagggatagagagttagaaacattgatgagagagaaacattgatcagttgcctcctgcacacctcctactggggatgtgcctgcaaccaaggtacatgcccttgactggaattgaacctgggacctttcagtccacaggttgacgctctatccactgagctaaactggttaggcgATGATGGCAACTTTTGAGATAGACTTTAATGCAATGGTTCTGATCCCTTGCTTTATTTTAGAACCACATGGGAGCTTTATAGAATTTTGCACAGCATCCCTCTCAGAGATTGTGATTAATTTATCTGAGGGCCTCAgtaatcctcatttttaaaagcatcataCATCCTTGCAACTCCTTGTGTAGTCTATGGACAATAGCATTGGTATTAACTGAGTACTGAATTAAAAGTAGCAGCTTTCCTACTGAATCATAGTAAGTGTTTTACTTGAACTCCAGGGTAATTGCATAAACATTCATTTCAGAAGCACTGccttaggtttttttaaaaatgtgaagtccAAGCTGATAACTACAGACTTAATTGGCGAGGAATCTGAGAGGCTTATTGCATTATCAGTGGTAGCATCTGCAAGTTCTGTCTTCTATTTGTCATCTCCAGCATATTATCAGCACAAGAGTCAGGTCCCACTCATTAACCTGGGAAACAAAATTCAAAGAAACCAGCTGAGTGATTCACCTGATGTTTTCCCTCACTGTGTTGTCAGTGCAGTGTCCAAGTGTAAAACTGTCTATGTGGCTGGAACAAACAGCATCAGGGGGCAACAATCCCAGCAACTGGACTCAGTTTTGTCTTTATGAAGGAGCTTCCCCTGTCTCTCAGTGCTTCTTCTCTGCTTTCTTCGTTTGCTTTTAGGCACATTAAGGTGTCTTAGTCAGGGtgctccagagaaatagaaccaatagattatctctatctatctatctatctatctatctatctatctctatctatctatctatctatctatctatctatctatctatctatctatctatctatcatctatatctatctatctatctatctatctatctatctatctatctatctatcatctatctatctatctatctatctatctataaatagCTATATATCtctattatatttataatctGTATTAGTGACAAGCCTAGTGAATCTGAGGTACCCTGACATTTTCCATGGGCACAAAATTATACCCATATATTCTGTAGTAAATTGTCATATTTAGTGTGAAAGGGTTGAGGCCAGTGAGTTCTTGTTCTGGGAAAATTTAGTAGGAGCAGTGACAGTCACTTAAAAGAACTTGTGCTGACTTTGAAGTTGGAGAAATGCATGTCTCAGCCTGAAGCACAGCcgataaatatttatgaaacatcAGCTTCATTgaggcactgtgccaggtgctagCCCTTTGGCACTCATGGCCTTTGCTGCATGGACTTTGCTATTTAGTAGGAAAGCCAGCTATAAACAAATAACCTCCATGGGACTGAGTGCTGCGGGGATAAGCACAGGATGCTGTGGAAACATAGCATTGGGTTCTCATCTGGTCTGGGGAGAGAGGGACTAAGTGAGGgcaagccaggggaaggagcagagggagtaagctgcctggccagggtggaacaaatggtttgtttgtttttttatttttatttatttttttaaaaagaattttgccTGTATGTTCAGGGCAATGAGAATCCATGAATACTTAAGGAAGAATGAGgatctgtttttcattttagacTTCCACAGTGTCAAAGAAGTACATCAAAGGACAGTGTCCAAGCACGGAAGCAGGGAGATGAATTAAGAGGTTGTTTCAATAGTACAGACAAGTTATGATGCAATCCTGGTTTGATTAGTGACAACTGAGATAAGGAGTTGACGAGAAGCAGAAAATCTATAGGACAGTTGGCAGATTGTATGATGGTGAGAGTAAGGAATGAAAACTCTCTGGTTTCTGATTGGAGAACGTGGCTCTCCCTTACTGAGATATAGGAAATTAGAGGAGGCCAAGACTGGGAGAGAGAGGGGCAAGATGAGATCATGAATCTGCTTCGTTTAAAATGTGTGTGATACATCCCAGGAAAGATAATCATTAAGCAAATGAGTATACAATTTTACAAGTTGGAGAGTCATGTACAATTGAATTTTAAATAGTTATCAAAGCCTTTGGAATTGTTGAGTTTCCCTTGGTGGTATGTGTGGAATTCTAAGAGAACAATGTTTACGAAAAGCCCTGGTACCTCAACATGTAAGAAACTGACAGAGCAGAAGCCAAGTACAGTTACTGAGGCTTTCTAGGAAGGCAGATACGAGGAAAAGCAATGTCTATTGTGTTAAAGGAAATAGATAAAGAGTGTTTTAGAAAGGCTGGAATATTGTTACTTGTTAAAGAGAATTGAAGAAAATAAGGCTTTCCATCATAAGGATTCTGATTATAGAGATTTAGGGTCTAGACGTTATATTATTGTGATGAAACTGACATAACATATTTTTGCAGACCATCTAATAGACCATATAgtacaaaatatgttttatttaaattcagattttaatGGACACTGTTGTCTCTACTTAAAGGCATTGAAGAAGTATATGGCAGGACAGAATCAAACTGCCATCACAGAGttcctcctccagggcctgcccATCGAGTCAGAGCAGAAAAACCTGTTCTATGCCCTGTTCCTGATCATGTATGTTACCACCGTCCTGGGGAACCTCCTCATCATTTTCCTGATTCGCCTGGACTCTCAGCTCCACACGCCCATGTATTTGTTTCTCAGTaacttgtccttctctgacctCTGCTTTTCCTCTGTCACAATGCCCAAGTTGCTGCAGAACATGCAGAGCCAAGTCCCATCCATCCCCTATGCAGGCTGCCTGACCCAGATGTACTTCTTCCTGCTTTTTGGAGACCTGGAGAGCTTCCTCCTTGTGGTcatggcctatgaccgctatgtggccatctgcTTCCCCCTGCACTACACCACCATCATGAGCCCCaagctctgtctctccctggtggCGCTGTCCTGGGGGCTGACCACGTTGGATGCCATGTTACACACTCTGCTCATGGCCAGGTTATATTTTTGTGCTGATATTGTGATTCCTCACTTTTTCTGTGACATGTCTGCTCTGCTGAAGCTGTCCTGCTCTGACACTCGAGTCAATGAGTTGGCGATATTTATCATGGGAGGGCTCATTCTTGTTATCCCATTCCTACTCATCATCATGTCCTATGCACGAATTGTGTTGTCCATCCTCAAGGTCCCTTCTGCTAGAGGTATTCACAAAGCCTTCTCCACTTGTGGCTCCCACCTGGCTGTGGTGTCACTGTTCTATGGGACAGTTATTGGCCTATATTTATGCCCATCAGCTGATAATTCTACTGTGAAGGAGATGGTCATGGCTATGATGTACGCTATGGTGACGCCCATGCTGAACCCGTTCATCTACAGTCTGAGGAACAGAGACATGAAGGGAGCCCTGGGGAAagtgtttttcaaaatgaaaacttctATTTCTGTATGATGGTAAAACTTAGTatttttgcataattttattcagtagatatattacttttaatattgGGATAATAATCCACACTTTCTTTTTagtgttgatgtttttaaaagaaattacattCTAAACAATTGTACAGTAAATAAAAGAGATGATGGGGAGGTGCATAGTTGAACTCAGAAATGGGATCTCAGTGACTGGTTAGCAAAGTCTTCCTTTTTATTATCTCAGGTGACACTGAAGaaggattatttaaaaactttgaaCTGATCTATGTGTCTCTAGTTATTAAAGCTATAATTTATCATGTGTTTTTTAACCaaaattctgctttaaaaatatttgttctctCAAGTCatggacctggggctgggggtgggggtgtggattggagacacaaacccgcaggcctggcacccagcagacCCAAGGCCTGAGGTGGAggcactggggctgctgggggagttggggagggggggccagCAGAAATACAAACCCGtaagaaacctgtggaaagggagataaactatcataaatttattgaataaaacaCAAACTTCTCACTCTCTTGATTATCTCTGCTAAActggccttttttgttgttgagtacAAATTCTTAACTTATGTCTTCCTCAGCAAGTGTTCACAATATTGTCTCTCAGGATTGATTTTGCTGTGTCCCAGTGATTTTGGGTTGTTgtctattcattttcatttgtttccaggaagttctTTATTTCGTTCTTGATTTTGTTTGTAACccattcatcctatctaataaaaagagaaacatgcaaattgaccatacctctgctatgctaccagccaataggagtgagtatacaaattaacccaaccaagatggtgagGCCCATAGCAGCCAGGTGGCGCTGGGTCTGCTGGGGTGGATGGGAGACAAAAACCAGCTGGGaggccggcacccagcagccccaagccccgccatggctgtgctggggctgcaggggtcCGGATCTGAGACACAAACCATCAGGGAGGCCGGCACCCAAcagccccaagccctgccactgtggtgctgg
Protein-coding sequences here:
- the LOC129147373 gene encoding olfactory receptor 1E5-like; translation: MAGQNQTAITEFLLQGLPIESEQKNLFYALFLIMYVTTVLGNLLIIFLIRLDSQLHTPMYLFLSNLSFSDLCFSSVTMPKLLQNMQSQVPSIPYAGCLTQMYFFLLFGDLESFLLVVMAYDRYVAICFPLHYTTIMSPKLCLSLVALSWGLTTLDAMLHTLLMARLYFCADIVIPHFFCDMSALLKLSCSDTRVNELAIFIMGGLILVIPFLLIIMSYARIVLSILKVPSARGIHKAFSTCGSHLAVVSLFYGTVIGLYLCPSADNSTVKEMVMAMMYAMVTPMLNPFIYSLRNRDMKGALGKVFFKMKTSISV